The following coding sequences lie in one Apium graveolens cultivar Ventura chromosome 1, ASM990537v1, whole genome shotgun sequence genomic window:
- the LOC141709517 gene encoding uncharacterized protein LOC141709517, whose amino-acid sequence MKALVKLFNLKVKHGMSDSCFSDVLLLIGDLLSEDNNIPSSFSEAKKTLCALGMGINEDETSFRICKAFRWKLNKKREEQEGVPAKVLWYFPLIPRIRNLFNTPQIVKDMTWHDTERQKDGKIRHPADSETWKDVDKEWPDFALDRRNLQLALSSDGFNPFHGNRTDYSSWPATRLVHYRKTVVMRHRRWLPRHHPYRKQKTTFDNTVEKDVAPIPLTGEQTQRQPRWKKGEARPVWKKVSIFFQLEYWKFLPVRHVLDVMHIEKNICEALLGTLLNIPRKTKDRESVHLDMADMGIRMELRPKTPGKKEKVPLASWNLSNAEKKVVCSSFLQMKLPDGFCSNIKNLVNMEKLRLGGMKSHDCHTILHHLLPISIRSVLQKQVSEHMASLMVRYQQHENDQVWLKNKQNDQFAELFKKKIATELLQEDNTIGDEIRWIAEGPNKNVPTFSGYRIKGVSYSTKDCDDNRLVQCSGVSIVADTLMLVEKDKNVEQTAHTYYGVITSIWKLDYNNFRVPIFCCNWVDINKGVKVDDLGFILVNLNKLEFEHVKQVCYIDDPLDKFWYVVLNLPEKNFHDHCDEENDGSVEVELENDLHLPLFPNVDEHDDENTSYMREEEEWIQLP is encoded by the exons ATGAAAGCGTTGGTTAAGTTATTCAACTTGAAGGTAAAACATGGTATGTCTGATTCATGTTTTTCTGATGTTCTGTTGTTGATTGGGGATTTGCTTTCGGAAGACAACAATATCCCTTCATCTTTCAGTGAAGCAAAGAAAACCTTATGTGCATTAGGAATGGGG ATAAATGAAGACGAGACAAGTTTTCGGATATGTAAGGCCTTTAGATGGAAATTGAATAAGAAACGAGAAGAACAGGAAGGAGTCCCTGCCAAGGTTTTATGGTATTTCCCGTTGATACCAAGAATAAGAAATTTGTTCAACACACCCCAAATTGTAAAGGACATGACTTGGCATGACACCGAGCGACAAAAGGATGGTAAAATAAGGCATCCGGCTGACTCGGAAACATGGAAGGATGTTGATAAAGAGTGGCCTGATTTTGCATTGGATAGAAGGAACCTTCAGTTAGCTTTATCCTCTGACGGTTTCAATCCTTTTCATGGAAACCGTACTGATTATTCTAGTTGGCCG GCTACTAGGCTCGTTCATTATCGAAAGACGGTGGTTATGAGGCATAGGAGGTGGCTGCCCCGTCATCATCCGTATAGAAAGCAGAAAACAACTTTTGATAATACTGTTGAGAAGGATGTTGCTCCTATTCCATTAACTGGTGAGCAG ACACAACGCCAACCTCGATGGAAGAAAGGTGAAGCTCGACCAGTTTGGAAGAAGGTTTCTATATTCTTCCAACTTGAGTATTGGAAGTTTTTGCCGGTTAGGCATGTTCTCGATGTGATGCACatcgagaaaaatatatgtgaagCTTTACTCGGAACTTTGCTAAATATTCCTAGAAAGACAAAAGATAGGGAGTCTGTCCATCTTGATATGGCTGATATGGGAATAAGAATGGAGCTGAGGCCAAAAACTCCCGGCAAGAAAGAGAAGGTACCTTTGGCTTCATGGAACTTATCAAATGCAGAAAAGAAGGTAGTTTGCTCATCCTTTCTTCAAATGAAGTTACCGGATGGATTTTGTTCAAATATTAAGAATCTTGTAAATATGGAAAAACTTCGGCTTGGTGGAATGAAATCTCATGATTGCCACACGATATTGCATCATCTACTTCCAATTTCAATTCGGTCAGTACTGCAAAAACAAGTCAG tgaacaTATGGCATCTTTGATGGTAAGATACCAGCAGCATGAAAATGACCAAGTGTGGCTAAAGAACAAGCAAAATGATCAATTCGCCGAATTGTTCAAGAAAAAG ATTGCAACAGAATTACTCCAAGAAGATAATACCATAGGTGATGAGATAAGGTGGATTGCAGAAGGGCCTAACAAGAATGTTCCTACATTCAGCGGTTATAGAATTAAGGGTGTTAGTTATAGCACCAAGGACTGCGATGATAATCGACTAGTTCAGTGTAGTGGTGTCTCTATTGTTGCAGATACTTTGATGCTTGTTGAAAAAGATAAAAATGTTGAACAAACTGCACACACCTATTATGGAGTTATAACAAGTATATGGAAGTTAGACTATAATAATTTCAGGGTCCCTATATTTTGTTGTAATTGGGTAGATATTAACAAAGGGGTTAAGGTTGATGACTTGGGATTTATATTGGTTAATTTGAACAAATTAGAATTTGAACATGTTAAGCAAGTTTGCTACATTGATGATCCTCTTGATAAATTTTGGTATGTGGTGCTAAATCTACCAGAAAAGAACTTTCATGACCACTGTGATGAGGAAAATGATGGCTCTGTAGAAGTAGAACTTGAGAATGACTTGCATTTGCCCCTTTTCCCTAATGTTGATGAACATGACGACGAAAACACTAGTTATATGCGAGAGGAAGAAGAATGGATTCAGCTTCCATGa